A window of Daucus carota subsp. sativus chromosome 2, DH1 v3.0, whole genome shotgun sequence genomic DNA:
ttatagtttattattataattattagatatactattaaatatattctatattatacttgataaataaaaatttgtattatttatattaaatctatttttaaaattggtaaaagaaattattttaaataaaaaatacaatttagAAGTAATAAATAATAACCCAAGCAACTACTAGTTACTacttcaaaaaagaaaaaaaaaaaactaaattaggAATAGCACTAAATTAGGGATTTAGGGTACACGACTCAATTCATCAGCAGCCGCAGTGTCTATACTCGCAGCTTGCCCACTCACCAAAACCCAGAAGAAGATCAAAGTGAAGAATTTCctttccatctctctctctcggctCCGGCAGATTCACTCCGCACGTAAATTCCCAATTCAACTCCATATTATGACtgtgttaatatatatatgttgttaaTGTTAATTTTAGCTGTTAGATCTGAAGACTTTGTGATTTAATGTTATATGAGAAGTGGGTCTTGAGTATTTCTGTCAATTTTGTTTAAGTATGGATGCTGCTGGCGTTATTGGGGACACTAATTCAGGACCTCAGGATGAGATGGAGTTTGATTCGAATGAGGCAGCGTACGAGTTTTACAAGGATTATGCAAAATCTGTGGGTTTCGGTACGGCTAAATTGAGTAGCCGCCGCTCCCGAGCGTCAAAGGAATTTATTGATGCAAAGTTTTCGTGTATTAGGTATGGAAACAAGCAACAATCAGATGATGCAATCAACCCACGCCCATCTCCGAAAATAGGGTGCAAAGCAAGCTTGCACGTTAAAAGAAGGCCAAATGGAAAGTGGTTCATTCATAGTTTTGTTAAGGAACATAACCATGAACTCTTGCCGGCACAAGCACATTTTTTCCGGAGCCATAGAAGTGCTGATCCGCTTCAGAATGATGCTAaagcaagaagaagaaagatctTAACTGCATTATCCAAACAGTATGGTGCATATCACTACACAGGTTCATTAGAGAATTATACTCGAAATCAGCATGATAGGGGACGTAATTTGAATTTAGCGGAGGGAGATGCTCAGGTTTTGCTGGAACTTTTTGTCCATATGCAGGAAGAGAACCCAAAATTCTTTTATGCTGTTGACCTGAATGAAGAGCATCGACTAAGAAACATATTTTGGGTTGATGCCAAGGGGATGGATGATTACTCCAACTTCAGTGATGTAGTTTCTTTTGACACTACGTATTTCACAAACAAGTATAAGGTACCATTGGTTCTTTTCATTGGAGTGAACCAACATGTACAGCCCACTGTGTTTGGTTGTGCATTGATTACAGATGACACTTTTTACACATTTTCGTGGTTGATGCAAACATGGTGTTTGTCGATGGGTGGCCAAGCTCCAGGAGTGATACTAACTGACCAAAATAATGCCTTGAAAGCAGCTATAGCATCAGTCTTTCCGGAAACACAGCACCGTTATTGTTTATGGCATATATTGGAGAAGATTTCTGGGCAGTTTAATTATCTTGACCTATGGCATGATTCTCAGGGGAAATTTAGTAAATGTATATACAAGTCACTGACTGAACAACAATTTGACAAACGGTGGTGGAAACTGATTGACAGATTTAACCTTCTACAAGATGAATGGATGAAATCACTCTATGAAGATCGCAAGTTGTGGGTTCCCACATTTACAAGTGGTATATCTTTTGCTGGGTTGTCTCCCGCTTCTCGAGCTGAGAGTTTAAATTCTTTCTTTGACAAGTACATTAATGTTGAAACCTCACTGAAAGACTTTGTGGAACAGTACAAAGTAGTTCTTGAAGACAGGTACGAAGAACAAGCCAAAGGAGATTTTGATGCCTGGCATGAGCCACCAGAATTGAAGTCTCCTTCACCTTTTGAAAAGCAATTATTATTAGTATACACtcatgaaatttttaaaaaatttcaagtaGAGGTTTTGGGAGCAGCTGCATGTCatctaaagaaagaaaaagaatatgaaGGTTTAGTATCTTACATAGTTAAAGACTTTGAAGATAATGAAGAGTTTATGGTGGAGTGGAATGAATTGAAGGCAGAGATAAGCTGCTCATGCCGTTCATTAGAGTACAAAGGTTATCTTTGCAGACATGCAGTTGTGGTTCTTCAGATGTCTGGTGTTTTTAGTATcccacacaaatatatattgcAACGATGGACTAATGCTGCTACAAGCAAGTGCTGTATTTATGAAAAGTTTGATGATGTACAATCCAAGGTTCGTCGTTTTAATGATTTATGTCGTAGAGCTATAATATTGGGTGAAGAAGGGTCGCTATCTCAAGAAAGTTATAATATTGCACTAGGTGCCATAAAAGAAGCTCTGAAACAATGTTCAGATGTTAATAATTCTGTTAACAGCGAGTTGAGGATCAACACATCTGTTCATCTTGCTGTTCCTCAAATGGAGGAAGACGACCACGTTAGTCCGGGAATACCAACTGATCCGGCTCCTGTTACTAAAGTAAATCGGACAAATAAAGCTCCTAAGAGATGAGATAGTGGAAAGGAAAAGGCAAATACTGATGTATAGGGAGGAATTGGTTTTGATCATCGTCTGGCAATGGCTATACCTGACAAGTGGATTGATTACTTGaaaaataaggaagataaagagtGGTCTATGGAGGAAATATCATGGAGTTTGACTAATAGGAGATACACAGAGAAGTGTATAGCTTATGCTGAAAGTCATGACCAGGTATACATCTCATGTCCTGGTTTGtcttagataaaattaaaatttcacattGATGTTTAACCTCATTTTTGGTGATTATTAGTTAATGGGGTTTATTTATgtgcatatatttatatcaatgTGCGTGTAAATTGTAATTATTTCTTGTGTTTTCGGGTTTCTTAAATTGTACTTGGTTTGTGCTTAGTTTGTGTTTCGGTTGACAGGTCTGCTTGTGTTATCTATATGAATGTACAAGAATGTTTCAAGATTGTCATTATTTTTCTTACATTACAGACTTTTGCTTTCCATTTATTCAGTGGCCTTTGCTCCAGAATTGTCACTGGCCCTTTTTAGGTCAAATACTCTTCTCCACATTTGCGCAGGAGCATTACTTTGATTGTCCATACCAGTTGAGCTCTCAGGAGATTGGCCAGACATACCAGGACTATAGACTATTGTCTGAGTGCTTTTAACAATTTctggaataatatatatataagtgcaaAACATTTGCTCTGGCGTGTTTATTGAGATGGCGCGagactatatttatatatgtaaatgttttgtgGCATTGTGTTTTTTAGTGCTTTGTTGGTTTTGTTGTGTTAGTTCCATGAGCTGTGAGGATTGTGTGCAAAGTTTTGTTATGTTCTCATTTTGCAATTGTTTGCTTGATAGTAATTGAACTTGGAAATCTTGTTCCCTTATAAAGATTTTGGGTTTTAGATTTTCCCTTTCACTGAAGAATCCCTTAAATCATAAATCCCGAATCCATTTTCAATGGCATTTTACACCCTCCACCCCAATTCTTCATACTTAATTACAAAAAATGCCATCAAAAACCTCACTTTTAACTTTGACTGTTGACTAAAAAAGGATCTCCTTTCAGTACACTTACTACTTCCGGTCTAAAACTGCACAGTGGTTTGAATGTTTTTGCGATCACGTGATGCTGTCTACACTATTTCTACACCGAGTAGCTTTCCTACACTTTGGTTTATATTGTTTCGGCAAAGAGACAATTTTCTCATGGCTGCAAAGTCTCCGGGAGCTGTATCTTTTCCTCTTCAATTCATTTCTTACAGGTCAGTTTGAATTTCATTGCAATTTGAATTCAAAACCCCAAATTACATACAGCACAAAGCATTCCAAACTCACTCTCTCATTAGGGCTGCGATGAAGGAGGTTCTCACGACGAGCTTTTGTTCTTATGTTTcttatttctattttttcttaCTACTCGGTTTGTAATAATGATTtgttttttgatatttcttcTGTTTATCTGTTTCTTTCATGGATTTTAGGGGTTTTTCAATCATCTCAATCTGGATAGTTTTCCTTCATCAAAAGGTGATGGTTCTGGTGAAGCATGGCCTCTGTTTTATGTTTCATATGTCATACCTTCCTTCATCTCAATCTACTTTTGactgttttcaatttttatgttattcttaGGTTTCAAATGGAAAAGAAGAAGGCAAAATGTGGAAACCAATaaagaaaacataaaacaaTCTGAAGAGGGAAATCCTAGCACTGGTGAGTTTTCTTAATGGCTGTTTCTTGGATTCACATTAAATTATGAACATATTCATAAAAATGTAACATTCATTTTGTGTATTGTATTTGTTTTGTATCTTAATGTTGTTTAGGTGGTCTGCTTACATTTTATTCATTGTTTTcattaacattatatttttcaaGTACAAGGATTTAACTGAGTACTATTGTTTTGTTAGGTAGTCTGTTAAGCACAACTGAACAGAATTATCAAACTCCTACAAGGCCTCTATCTGCTCTATCAAATCAGAGTAAAAACAATAACAACTTCAACTTTTAAGATAgataaattttgtattatttcATATTGTGGGTTTTAATTTGATGCTATTTTACTCTTAGGCTCTGTTCTGAATATTTGTCCACAGAATGGTGATGGTAATTTTCTTACTTAATTCAGTTTTGAGCATTTGTTCTTATCCAGCTTTGTAATTTCAtactataaattataaaactgctATGGTTGTTTTAGGCTCGCTGCTCGAGGTATGTGCCAAGTTGAAGCTTTAGATCAGATGGCCTGGATTGTGTCACATTGCCTACTTTTCACTTTCCACATTGTTTGCAGCTGCAGTGTACATTAAGATGAAGAAACCAAATACTGCTATAAGAGATGCCAATACTGCTTTAGAGGTAGTTCTTAGTTTCCTAAATGTGCTCACATTGTAATTTTATATggtcaatattaatatttaaaagcaTATATCTCTCTCAGTGCAATTTGTTAATGAAGTCCCCCCTACAGACTGATCGGCATGCATGATATACATAGTTTACAAATTTCCGGTATTAAATTTATTTGCTTTGTGTTTAACTGTTACAGAATATTGTATATTGTATTTGGTTATGTGAGAGTTATTGGAGCCTTTTGTTTTACGACTTGAGGTTAAAAAATGTATCCCAAGAGCAAGTAGTTAAGTCGTGTAAGTATTTGAGTTGGTTATATGGCTGCTATGGCTATATGTGATTTGCCAGAAAGTGCAGTTAGAACAGATTGATAAGTATGTGTAGAAAGAATGAACACAAGGCCTTCTTTTATAAAGTATGCTGCACAAGCGGAACATGTCATGCCAAATAAATAGTATATAGACCATGAAACTCAATACAGAAAGAGtaaaatcactaaaatataatGTAATACTCTCTTAATTCTAGACAAGTGTTATTTTAGCAATTGGAGAATGCTTAGGTCGTGATTTGTGCTTTGCGTTGGGGTCTGTGGTGTGATCTAAGTGGAGTGTATATAATGTTTGATATAATCCCTGATGTCATGTTCAGGTCGTTGATATAATGTTAGCCTGTTATGTAACTTGGAAGAAGAGCGCTAATTAACAAGCATGACATATGCATTGGTAGTGATGTGCGAGGAGTAAAGGATTATGCAGAATAAAAGATGATTGCTCCTGAGATCAAGTATGAATATGGTGATTGCTGCAGATGTAAAAGCCTGGATAACAAAAAATGTTTGAGGTATACAATGAGGGAAGAGATGATATGTGAAGAAGCTCTATATGCATAATGAAGAGTTTCTCGGATAAATGTGAATCTTTCTTCAATACAAATAAGAACTGCAGCAATGGAGGAAAAGATGACAAGGTAAACAGAAAATATGTAAAAGTTAAGAAGTCTATTGATAGTTTGTAAGTCATGATCGTGCAAGTTTTGGATCAGAGAGACTAGATCGAGACCCATTACAGCAAGAATAATTTTCCTGGAAAGAAATATGTTAGGAGTTGGGACCACGTTAAGTGTTGTGTGCCATAAGATGACTGCAATTTCACGGAAATATTGGTTTTCAATTTGAGGTCCATGAATTTCAGGTTCATCAAGAATTTTAGTTCAAGAATTCAAATATATGCTTAAGTTACGCATTATGTAGTCCTATAAAGGGAAAAGAAAAATTGATTTTGCGACCTTGCATTTAAAATGAAAGAATGACTTTTTTTGCCAGAGATGAAATGTGCAATGATTTGATATGTGATCGTGTAGATGTCCTTTATTTgtctttataatataattttcttcatgatagtaatatatttgtttgatCTGATTGAGCAGATCTTTGTCTGGAGAAAAAGCATTGAAGCTTCCGGCAAGAACAAATTAAGTCACTGGACTTATGGAAAGCAATGCATCGAaactatattaaatttgatgcACTGCTTCTAATGAAGTCCAGTAACTTTATATTAAAAGTTCAGTGTGCAGTGCCTCTTGATCTGTAACCTGCCactatttgtatatttataagttCTAAAATTGATAAGATATATCAGTTTGGAGCTTCTTTTTCAGACACCGGAAACTGTATAGCGGAGAACCCTATGGTTGCATCCTCTAGGCTTCCCTCTGATGAGAGCTATTTTCAGGGACCTACTGGCCGTTATTCTGATCGCCTGCCGATGATCGACTACATTggtaataaaaaattcattgactttccgtttaaagttgaaaagtttCTCTTTGAATGATATGGTATAGTGGTATACCATTTCTCAATCCCTATTTAAAAGACAATGCAAACTTTACTTTGGCGTAAACTTTGCGGTTGCTGGTGGTACAACTTTATCAATAATGGCTTTGGCAGAACAAAACCTTATGCTAGATAGTACCTGTATTTCCTTCAACTTGAGTAAATGTCCTCTTATTTAGCTTGACAATGCAACACAGAATGTAGTCGAGAACCAAATTAGTGTTCTAATGTGATGTAAACTTTGGGACTTTTCAACAGTTTTTGTTTTTATCTCAGGTTATGAATTATGAGCTCATTTAGTTTAACTTTAACTTTCATAAGCAGGTTTTTATttaaacaacaaataaaataatttcttatataaaattttattctacgAAAAGACATTGTTTTGTCATGTAAGTTTTCCAAAATCCTATGTTATAATACGAAACTACATATTGAgggttattttaaaattttaattaagtggatttctgaaaattaaaaaatttcaaaaatatacgaAGGTGCTGTTTGGTTGGATTTATAATTGAGAATTTTGGActtgtaaaaataagaaaaacaagTTTGTAAGATAAGTTAGAATTGTCGCCTTTCAAAATCTAaaactatttattattttattctttataatatttttaaattgttaaactaaaaaaattcatattatatatatttgaataattattcTTCATCAATCATATggtaaaagtaatattatttatatttctacaACATGTCACCAAAATATGGTtgttgttttttcaaaattgaatTTTTCCTAAATACCAAATACAATTTATTAGTAAGATTTTGCTATGACTCTGTGACCGTGAACAAAAACGACAAACTCTTAATTTAAACCTAACTCTttaacaatattattattattattataaatatacaagacTTTTAAAAAAGTGTTCATAAAGAAACCATGCATAGCGGGCAAAAATTActagttttgataatttttgttaCTTTTTCGTAGTTTTAAGAAATGTGATTTCGGGTATATGGTGTTTTTTTGAGTCAAAAATATTTGTGTGGGGCTTGCTGGTTTTCTTAAAATCAATGTATTAGATGAAGATATCATGGTGAAGTAAAACGTCTCTCTttgaaatatcatcaacatgcgaCCCCAGGAGGATCGCGAGGATCTTGAAGTCAACCCCTAACGAcgtataactttttttttttttggtgtcgTTTCAAGTGTATTTCAAATTACTATAACATGTCATATTTAAGTACGACTTAAGGATGAGAATTTTGTGACTAataaattgtgtttttttttgccTACTCTTGAAATATGGGTTATCttatttggatttcattttttCTATGATATGCTTGAAAGGCCTGATATTGTTTAAATCCGACTATCTTACTTCAACAACACGTTAAAGAGGCTAATCAAGCAGAATACTTTCATATGTATGTGTTCTAAAATGTATGCATGTATCTAATTTCATGCTAAAATGGTGTTTTTTTACAGTTCTCTACAATTATCGAGAAATGAGACCTCTACAATTATCGGCATTATGATCTGCAATGAATTGATATACCCTCTTCGCAAATTGAAATTCATACAAGAAGAGGAGGTCAACACACATGATTAATATACAAGTCAAATCAGTAAAATCAGTTGAACACCTTTCTAATTAGAAACAATACTGTTATATAACG
This region includes:
- the LOC108209056 gene encoding protein FAR1-RELATED SEQUENCE 4 — encoded protein: MDAAGVIGDTNSGPQDEMEFDSNEAAYEFYKDYAKSVGFGTAKLSSRRSRASKEFIDAKFSCIRYGNKQQSDDAINPRPSPKIGCKASLHVKRRPNGKWFIHSFVKEHNHELLPAQAHFFRSHRSADPLQNDAKARRRKILTALSKQYGAYHYTGSLENYTRNQHDRGRNLNLAEGDAQVLLELFVHMQEENPKFFYAVDLNEEHRLRNIFWVDAKGMDDYSNFSDVVSFDTTYFTNKYKVPLVLFIGVNQHVQPTVFGCALITDDTFYTFSWLMQTWCLSMGGQAPGVILTDQNNALKAAIASVFPETQHRYCLWHILEKISGQFNYLDLWHDSQGKFSKCIYKSLTEQQFDKRWWKLIDRFNLLQDEWMKSLYEDRKLWVPTFTSGISFAGLSPASRAESLNSFFDKYINVETSLKDFVEQYKVVLEDRYEEQAKGDFDAWHEPPELKSPSPFEKQLLLVYTHEIFKKFQVEVLGAAACHLKKEKEYEGLVSYIVKDFEDNEEFMVEWNELKAEISCSCRSLEYKGYLCRHAVVVLQMSGVFSIPHKYILQRWTNAATSKCCIYEKFDDVQSKVRRFNDLCRRAIILGEEGSLSQESYNIALGAIKEALKQCSDVNNSVNSELRINTSVHLAVPQMEEDDHVSPGIPTDPAPVTKVNRTNKAPKR
- the LOC108209057 gene encoding uncharacterized protein LOC108209057 isoform X2, encoding MAIPDKWIDYLKNKEDKEWSMEEISWSLTNRRYTEKCIAYAESHDQGFFNHLNLDSFPSSKGFKWKRRRQNVETNKENIKQSEEGNPSTGSLLSTTEQNYQTPTRPLSALSNQSSVLNICPQNGDAAVYIKMKKPNTAIRDANTALEVVDIMLACYVTWKKSAN
- the LOC108209057 gene encoding uncharacterized protein LOC108209057 isoform X1, whose translation is MAIPDKWIDYLKNKEDKEWSMEEISWSLTNRRYTEKCIAYAESHDQGFFNHLNLDSFPSSKGFKWKRRRQNVETNKENIKQSEEGNPSTGSLLSTTEQNYQTPTRPLSALSNQSSVLNICPQNGDAAVYIKMKKPNTAIRDANTALEIFVWRKSIEASGKNKLSHWTYGKQCIETILNLMHCF
- the LOC108209057 gene encoding uncharacterized protein LOC108209057 isoform X4 — translated: MAIPDKWIDYLKNKEDKEWSMEEISWSLTNRRYTEKCIAYAESHDQGFFNHLNLDSFPSSKGFKWKRRRQNVETNKENIKQSEEGNPSTGSLLSTTEQNYQTPTRPLSALSNQSSVLNICPQNGDGSLLEVCAKLKL
- the LOC108209057 gene encoding uncharacterized protein LOC108209057 isoform X5, which translates into the protein MAIPDKWIDYLKNKEDKEWSMEEISWSLTNRRYTEKCIAYAESHDQGFFNHLNLDSFPSSKGFKWKRRRQNVETNKENIKQSEEGNPSTGSLLSTTEQNYQTPTRPLSALSNQSSVLNICPQNGDGSLLELQCTLR
- the LOC108209057 gene encoding uncharacterized protein LOC108209057 isoform X3 codes for the protein MKEGFFNHLNLDSFPSSKGFKWKRRRQNVETNKENIKQSEEGNPSTGSLLSTTEQNYQTPTRPLSALSNQSSVLNICPQNGDAAVYIKMKKPNTAIRDANTALEIFVWRKSIEASGKNKLSHWTYGKQCIETILNLMHCF